In Stigmatopora nigra isolate UIUO_SnigA chromosome 18, RoL_Snig_1.1, whole genome shotgun sequence, one genomic interval encodes:
- the eme2 gene encoding essential meiotic structure-specific endonuclease subunit 2, translating into MSTVDNPTIWEISDSDTEIEEDPGDLQLEDRSNTIPAKNALPPPPSYDYELPCPPKKRRSKEEIEADKEKVRLRKEAREKIRAVKEQEKQEKKKETQRRKEAAQHINNLKPENYLKCLTLCIDPALLQQQGSDILLETLSSNELQYSIKKQSFPNSITWTRDLTQLAEDVEATDVEDQLVQVLGPSEFLDMVISVKKVIDNEEEEPVLDYSTVKKVTVLVTESQTNSRKRGHASGDTIQSKYGGKDLDVEEVLVYLQLYKNTSVVFLEGWQDVTDHVCAVTKALSKRPFKLLTEQAELPFCVDGSWASGARVEKDGTGLKQVWTRQIQQLNRVSQVVASCVTAAYPSPQLLLQAYEALSSEEDKKKLLADLMVKGEGKDRRVGPEISTRIYRCLTTHNPELVLD; encoded by the exons ATGTCCACGGTGGATAATCCTACTATATGGGAAATATCTGATTCGGATACCGAAATTGAAGAAGATCCAGGCGATTTACAACTTGAGGACAGATCTAACACTATTCCTGCTAAAAACGCGTTACCTCCACCTCCATCCTATGACTATGAACTGCCATGTCCACCAAAAAAACGCCGTTCCAAAGAGGAGATCGAAGCAGACAAGGAAAAAGTGCGTCTACGGAAAGAAGCTCGAGAGAAGATCCGAGCTGTGAAGGAGCAAGAGAAGCAGGAGAAGAAAAAGGAGACACAGAGAAGGAAAGAAGCTGCACAACATATCAACAATCTCAAACCTGAGAACTATCTTAAATGCTTGACCCTCTGCATAGATCCAG CTCTCCTTCAACAGCAAGGTTCTGACATCCTGCTGGAAACATTGTCTTCTAATGAATTGCAGTATAGCATCAAAAAACAATCCTTTCCAAACAGCATCACATGGACCAGAGATTTAACTCAG CTGGCTGAAGATGTTGAAGCAACAGATGTAGAAGATCAGTTAGTACAAGTTCTTGGACCTTCTGAATTCTTAGACATGGTCATCTCTGTGAAAAAA GtgattgacaatgaagaggagGAACCTGTTTTGGATTATTCTACTGTGAAAAAGGTCACTGTCTTAGTAACAGAGTCCCAAACCAATAGCAG AAAAAGAGGTCATGCATCAGGTGacacaatccaatccaaatatggTGGAAAAGATCTGGATGTTGAGGAG GTTCTTGTGTACCTTCAGCTGTATAAAAACACCTCAGTTGTCTTCCTGGAGGGTTGGCAGGACGTTACAGATCATGTGTGCGCCGTCACCAAGGCCTTATCCAAACGCCCTTTTAA GTTGCTCACGGAGCAAGCGGAGCTGCCTTTCTGCGTGGACGGCTCGTGGGCCAGCGGGGCGCGGGTAGAGAAGGATGGCACTGGACTCAAGCAGGTTTGGACCAGGCAGATCCAGCAGCTCAACAGAGTTAGTCAGGTTGTCGCCTCCTGTGTGACAGCGGCTTATCCGTCACCTCAACTGTTGCTGCAG GCATATGAAGCCCTGAGTTCGGAGGAAGACAAAAAGAAGCTGTTGGCCGATCTGATGGTGAAAGGTGAAGGCAAAGACAGGCGTGTTGGACCGGAGATTTCAACCAGAATTTACCGTTGCCTTACTACTCATAACCCTGAACTGGTTCTAGACTAA
- the spsb3b gene encoding SPRY domain-containing SOCS box protein 3, with amino-acid sequence MLRRGRSGRPRPSACSETRHVMDSQMMDSVMSIVAETEECQRQTTTLMSDESEVDHQVTSQVTSELTEAVIPSTLAPVLGESFCQCACGDDPNAIFGISTECLCGEDDDDFDWVWDQRVKSSGAFLSCDDRKVSFHSDYSCGTAAIRGTRELTEGQHFWEIKMTSPVYGTDMMVGIGTAEVNLEKFKYNFGSLLGHDEDSWGLSYTGLLQHKGEKVDFSSRFGQGSIIGLHLDTWHGTLTVYKNRRCVGVAATKLQNKKLYPMLCSTAAKSSMKVIRACYTPTSLQYLCCTRLRKILPTSADVPTVLELPPGLRSLLHRRFGWVFSITPTEGNPDPRSEPVLSACPTPVPKVCFEPSRSLPRSPTPSSSSSEDRLWPEDHQSKRCRLT; translated from the exons GCGGCCTCGGCCTTCAGCCTGCAGTGAAACACGGCATGTGATGGATTCCCAGATGATGGATTCAGTGATGTCGATTGTAGCTGAAACAGAAGAATGTCAAAGACAGACAACAACACTG ATGAGTGACGAGTCTGAGGTGGATCACCAGGTGACCTCCCAGGTCACCTCTGAGCTGACAGAAGCGGTGATCCCATCCACCCTTGCTCCTGTACTTGGGGAGTCTTTCTGCCAATGTGCTTGCGGAGACGACCCCAACGCCATTTTTGGTATCAGCACTGAGTGCCTCTGTGGGGAAGATGATGACG ATTTTGACTGGGTGTGGGACCAGCGCGTGAAGTCATCTGGCGCCTTCCTCAGCTGCGATGACCGCAAGGTGAGCTTTCACTCGGACTACAGCTGCGGTACTGCCGCTATCCGTGGTACCAGAGAGCTCACCGAGGGGCAACACTTCTGGGAAATCAAGATGACTTCGCCAGTATATGGAACTGACATG ATGGTTGGAATTGGAACAGCTGAGGTGAACCTGGAGAAGTTCAAGTATAACTTTGGCAGCCTGTTGGGTCACGATGAGGACAGCTGGGGGCTCTCCTACACAG GTCTCCTTCAACATAAAGGCGAGAAAGTGGACTTCTCCTCGCGATTCGGTCAAGGCTCTATTATTGGGCTACATTTAGACACGTGGCACGGTACCTTGACTGTCTACAAGAATCGACGCTGCGTAG GCGTGGCTGCCACCAAGCTGCAAAACAAGAAACTCTACCCCATGTTGTGCTCTACCGCAGCCAAGAGCAGCATGAAGGTGATCCGGGCCTGCTACACGCCCACTTCCCTACAGTACCTCTGCTGCACGCGCCTCCGCAAAATCCTCCCCACCTCCGCCGATGTACCGACGGTCCTGGAGCTGCCTCCGGGCCTGCGCTCTCTCCTACACCGCCGATTCGGCTGGGTATTCTCCATCACGCCAACTGAGGGGAACCCCGACCCCCGGTCTGAACCTGTCCTCAGTGCCTGCCCGACTCCGGTCCCAAAAGTTTGTTTTGAGCCCTCGCGGTCCCTCCCACGGAGTCCAACACCCTCCAGCAGCAGCAGTGAGGACAGGCTCTGGCCAGAAGATCATCAGAGTAAAAGATGTCGCTTGACATGA